The Eriocheir sinensis breed Jianghai 21 chromosome 26, ASM2467909v1, whole genome shotgun sequence genome window below encodes:
- the LOC127003701 gene encoding sulfotransferase 1A1-like — MSKQLLSGHVVEELTKEEQKAIGFNNFVHGIVRLKPEGWVYPGTAPTFLDRIYNMEFRPDDVLITTFPKSGTTWMQEIIWTMVHNPKLDNPKAQESLWLRSPDISLDMMFDSKTLGGKAPESYQKKFREQCPGKNEKEGVTLHLADAEPSPRILKSHYPFTLMPKDVLDRVKVVYVTRNPKDMAVSLFNNFKMFKVFEFESEKEEYFKDIMNNKILYCPYWPHVKEAWGKRHHPNLLFVFYEDMKADIMKELGRINEFLGTGLSQESLENVARHTSFSAMKSRGEPITDPVFDKKDDNEVRFFRKGTTGDWKNHFSPEMQKEFDQWIKENLAGSDLSLSWALAE; from the exons ATGAGCAAGCAGCTGTTGAGCGGACACGTGGTGGAGGAACTCAccaaggaggagcagaaggcgaTTGGCTTCAATAATTTCGTACACGGAATAGTCCGCCTCAAGCCCGAGGGATGGGTGTACCCCGGCACGGCGCCCACCTTCCTCGACAGGATATACAACATGGAG TTCCGACCTGACGACGTCCTGATCACGACCTTCCCCAAGTCCGGCACCACTTGGATGCAGGAGATCATCTGGACGATGGTGCACAACCCCAAGCTGGACAACCCCAAGGCACAGGAATCACTGTGGCTGCGCTCGCCGGATATCAG CCTGGACATGATGTTTGATTCGAAGACATTAGGCGGCAAGGCGCCGGAATCCTACCAAAAAAAGTTTAGGGAACAGTGTCCGggcaagaacgagaaggaaggtgTAACCCTCCACCTGGCAGACGCAGAGCCCAGTCCCCGCATCCTGAAGAGCCACTACCCGTTCACCCTCATGCCCAAGGACGTCCTCGACAGAGTAAAG GTTGTGTACGTGACCCGGAACCCCAAGGACATGGCTGTCTCGCTGTTCAACAACTTCAAAATGTTTAAAGTGTTCGAGTTCGAGAGCGAAAAGGAGGAGTATTTCAAAGACATCATGAACAACAAAa TTCTTTATTGCCCCTACTGGCCCCACGTGAAGGAGGCGTGGGGGAAGAGGCACCACCCTAACCTGCTCTTCGTCTTCTACGAGGATATGAAGGCCGACATCATGAAAGAGCTGGGAAGGATCAACGAGTTCCTGGGAACAGGGCTGAGCCAGGAGTCCCTCGAGAAT GTGGCGCGACACACCTCCTTCTCGGCCATGAAGTCCCGAGGAGAGCCAATCACAGACCCAGTGTTCGACAAGAAAGATGACAACGAAGTCAGATTCTTCCGAAAGG GCACGACGGGTGACTGGAAGAACCACTTCTCGCCGGAGATGCAGAAGGAGTTTGACCAATGGATTAAGGAAAACCTGGCCGGCAGCGACCTGAGCCTGAGCTGGGCCCTGGCGGAGTGA